From the Desulfuromonas sp. genome, the window GATCAGCCTCGACAAGCGCTTTGTCTATTATCTGCTGGCATCGACCGGGATCTGTGTCGTGCCGCTCTCGTCGTTCTTTACTCCCGAGCTCGGATTCCGGATTACCCTGCTCGAGCGGAACGAAGAGGAGTTCACCAAGATTTTTGAATCAATTGCTTTCAGCATCGCCGCTTATCTCAAATCGTAATGGGTATCTTCACAATATTCATTCGTGTTATTTCATGCTAGGCTAAAGTCATGCCTGAGCCGATACTCGCCATGGATCAGCCTGTTGAGACCAAACAGCAGCTGATCAACTATCTCTCCGCCGGCGCCCGCAAACCGGAAAAGCGCTTTATTGGCGCCGAACTGGAAAAACTGGTGATCGTCAGGGAAAGTGGTGAAGCGGCCCCTTTTTCGCGCATTGAAGAACTCCTCAGACGGCTTGCGCAGACCGGCGGCTGGGAGGGCATCCGTGAAAACGACCACCTGATTGCCCTGCAGGGGAGCGACTCTTCGATCACTCTCGAACCGGGAGGTCAGCTTGAGCTTTCCGGTGCCCTCTGTTCCGACATTCACTGCTGCCATGGCGATCTGATCCGCCACCTGCGCCAGATTTCCGGCCAGGCCGAAGAGCTTGGCCTCGCCTTTCTCGGCCTCGGCCTGCATCCCTTCTCCGGACTCAAAGATATAGAATGGCTACCGAAGGACCGCTACAAGATCATGGGTCCGTACATGCAAAGGCTCGGCGGCCATGGCCGTGAAATGATGACCCTCAGCGCCGGCGTCCAGATCAATCTCGATTTTATTGACGAAGCCGACTGCGTCGAGAAACTCCGCTTCGGCATGATGCTCTCACCGCTTCTTTACGCCCTGTTCGCCAACTCCCCCCTGCTGCACGGCAAACCGTCGGGCTACCTCTCGACCCGCGGTCATTTCTGGTCAACCACCGACCCGGATCGAACCGGACTGATTATGGCGCTCTTCGACGATGACGCCAGCCTTGAAACCTACGTCGATTATGCCCTGAACGTGCCGATGTACTTTATCGTTCGCCAGGGTCAGTACGTTGACCTGACCACTGAACGTTTCACCTTTGCCCGCTTCTGGCAGGAGGGCCATGCCGGGCATCAGGCCCTGATGTCCGACTGGATTCTTCATCTTTCGACCATCTTCCCTGAAATCCGGTTGCGACCGCAGCTCGAAATCCGTTCGATCGATTCTTTGCCCCAGAACATGTCGCTGGCCGCAGCGGCGTTACTCAAGGGGCTCTTTTATGACAAGAACGCCCAGGCCGATGCGATGCAACTTTTCAGTCCGCAAGA encodes:
- a CDS encoding gamma-glutamylcysteine synthetase → MPEPILAMDQPVETKQQLINYLSAGARKPEKRFIGAELEKLVIVRESGEAAPFSRIEELLRRLAQTGGWEGIRENDHLIALQGSDSSITLEPGGQLELSGALCSDIHCCHGDLIRHLRQISGQAEELGLAFLGLGLHPFSGLKDIEWLPKDRYKIMGPYMQRLGGHGREMMTLSAGVQINLDFIDEADCVEKLRFGMMLSPLLYALFANSPLLHGKPSGYLSTRGHFWSTTDPDRTGLIMALFDDDASLETYVDYALNVPMYFIVRQGQYVDLTTERFTFARFWQEGHAGHQALMSDWILHLSTIFPEIRLRPQLEIRSIDSLPQNMSLAAAALLKGLFYDKNAQADAMQLFSPQELTETYRQSPKSGLATPHNGHTLQDIAIDLLVLAREGLQRQKVRNNCGMDETIYLDILDEMVASGKTLAERLLQDWHGSHANKLAALIRHCAMT